Part of the Intestinibacillus sp. Marseille-P6563 genome is shown below.
TGCATATCCTTAAAGATACCGCGGCGCTCCTGACACATGGGCATAATATTGCCGACAAACTCGTTGGGCGTCATGATGGACGCCTTGACAAACGGCTCACGCGCCTCGGTAATGACTGCCGGGTCGGGATAGTCGTGCGGGTTATCACAATAGACGGTCGTGCCGTCGGCCTTGACAATCTCATAGACAACGCTCGGCAGCGTGGTGACCAAATCCAAATCAAACTCGCGTTCCAGACGTTCCTGAATGATCTCCATGTGCAGCATGCCGAGGAAGCCGCAGCGGAAACCGAAGCCGAGCGCCACCGAGCTTTCGGGCTCGAAGGACAGGGCAGCATCGTTTAATTGCAGCTTTTCGAGCGCATCGCGCAGGTCGGGATACCTGGAACCGTCCTGGGTATAGATACCGCAGAAAACCATCGGCCGCGCCGGACGGTAACCGGGCAGGGCTTCGGCAGTCGGGCGGTCGGCCTCGGTGACTGTATCGCCCACGCGGGTATCGGCTACATTTTTAATGGAAGCCGTAAAATAGCCAACTTCACCGGCATACAGTCCCTTTTGCGGCGACAGGCCGAGCGGCTCCAGATAACCGCATTCGATGACCTGGAACTCGGCGCCGGTGGCCATCATCTTGACCTTCATGCCCGGCTCGATGTGGCCGTCCATCAGGCGCATATAAACGATGACACCTTTATAAGGGTCGTACTGGCTATCAAAAATGAGCGCTTTGAGCGGTGCATCCGCATCGCCCGTGGGCGCGGGGACATTGGCGACAATATCCTCGAGTACGGCGTGGATGTTGATGCCCATTTTGGCCGAAATTTCGGGCGCATCCATGGCAGGCACACCGATGATGTCCTCGATCTCCTGCTTGACGCGCGGCGCATCGGCAGCGGGCAGGTCGATCTTGTTGATAACCGGCAGCACTTCCAGTC
Proteins encoded:
- the lepA gene encoding translation elongation factor 4, translated to MKTQDKIRNFSIIAHIDHGKSTLADRLLEQCEAVSQREMEEQLLDNMDLERERGITIKARAVRMEYKADDGENYHINLIDTPGHVDFNYEVSRSLAACEGALLVVDAAQGIEAQTLGNTYLAIDAGLEVLPVINKIDLPAADAPRVKQEIEDIIGVPAMDAPEISAKMGINIHAVLEDIVANVPAPTGDADAPLKALIFDSQYDPYKGVIVYMRLMDGHIEPGMKVKMMATGAEFQVIECGYLEPLGLSPQKGLYAGEVGYFTASIKNVADTRVGDTVTEADRPTAEALPGYRPARPMVFCGIYTQDGSRYPDLRDALEKLQLNDAALSFEPESSVALGFGFRCGFLGMLHMEIIQERLEREFDLDLVTTLPSVVYEIVKADGTTVYCDNPHDYPDPAVITEAREPFVKASIMTPNEFVGNIMPMCQERRGIFKDMQYLDANLVELHYEMPINEIIYDFFDALKARTKGYASLDYEFLDYRASDLVKVDMLLNGGQVDALSFIVHREKAYGRARRICEKLKENIPRQLFEVPIQAAIGGKVIARETVKAMRKDVLAKCYGGDITRKKKLLEKQKEGKKKMRSLGTVQVPTEAFMAVLKLDEE